From Algoriphagus sp. NG3, the proteins below share one genomic window:
- a CDS encoding GntR family transcriptional regulator gives MQVKDFRIDLKSSIPYHVQVEKYLRELIRIKEYASGESFLPKEENLAKRFGISRNTVRQAIDKLVQEGLVERKRGVGSKVISQNISTRLDQWISFTKEMKNKGIEVVEYSVKVGFELPEERISKALNITPDSEVCCMERVRGGKDAKYLYSISFFHPRIGLTGKEDFYQPLYEMLEREFHIVVATSKEKLKAVAASSTIAKALDIKKGDPVLKRERLVLDQGEKPVEYNVVYYATDFFSYDIDLKREF, from the coding sequence ATGCAGGTAAAAGATTTCAGAATAGACCTCAAAAGCTCTATTCCTTATCATGTGCAGGTAGAAAAATACCTAAGAGAACTTATACGAATAAAGGAATATGCATCAGGAGAATCCTTTTTGCCTAAGGAAGAAAATTTGGCCAAGCGGTTTGGGATATCTAGAAACACCGTCCGGCAAGCTATCGACAAGCTGGTACAGGAAGGATTGGTGGAAAGGAAAAGAGGAGTAGGCTCCAAAGTCATCAGCCAGAATATCTCCACGCGGCTGGATCAATGGATCTCCTTTACCAAGGAAATGAAGAACAAGGGGATTGAGGTAGTGGAATATTCTGTGAAAGTTGGTTTTGAACTTCCTGAAGAGAGAATCTCAAAAGCCCTGAATATTACACCTGATTCAGAAGTATGTTGTATGGAACGGGTAAGGGGGGGCAAAGATGCCAAGTACCTCTATAGCATTTCATTTTTTCATCCCAGGATAGGTCTTACGGGAAAGGAGGACTTCTATCAGCCACTCTATGAAATGCTGGAGCGAGAGTTTCATATCGTGGTGGCGACCTCAAAAGAAAAGCTCAAAGCGGTAGCCGCCTCTAGTACTATTGCCAAGGCACTGGATATCAAAAAAGGTGACCCGGTGCTGAAGCGAGAAAGATTAGTCCTGGATCAGGGAGAAAAGCCCGTCGAGTATAACGTGGTCTATTACGCTACGGATTTTTTCTCCTATGACATCGATTTGAAGCGGGAGTTTTAA
- a CDS encoding MFS transporter, giving the protein MEQTKTVAINYKTIAPILLSYIVMGFVDIVGVSTGFAQKDFNLTPTLAQLIPSMVFVWFFILSIPVSLLQNKIGKKNVLLIGIAATALGMFTPFVSYTYPVFLFSFVLLGIGNTFIQVSSNPLLREVVSEGKYPSLLSISQFVKAISSLLGPLIVAFMVTFTGDWKNVFLAYGLISILTAIWLSKMVVHEKFKADATSFRKCFALLGDPMIAFMVLSIFLIVGIDVGMNTNIQGLLVSNFGLSLEDSSLGISLYFFSLMVSRFAGAIILSKVSHLKFLKWSSFLTVLFFLGLIFSSNLTATLISIVLVGLASANLFPLIFALTINKRPTRSNEISGLMTMAIIGGAIVPLIMGLVQKNFTVNQGFIVLIVSAVIISFAFRVLKRSDTVL; this is encoded by the coding sequence ATGGAGCAGACCAAAACAGTGGCAATAAACTATAAAACTATAGCGCCTATTCTCCTGAGTTATATCGTGATGGGCTTTGTGGATATCGTGGGAGTTTCCACGGGATTTGCCCAGAAGGATTTCAATCTGACTCCCACTCTGGCCCAGCTGATTCCTTCGATGGTGTTTGTATGGTTTTTTATACTATCCATACCCGTAAGCCTGCTACAGAACAAAATTGGTAAAAAGAATGTCCTGCTGATCGGAATCGCGGCAACAGCTCTGGGCATGTTCACCCCTTTTGTCAGCTATACTTACCCGGTATTCCTGTTCTCTTTTGTGTTGTTGGGAATAGGTAACACCTTCATCCAGGTATCCTCCAATCCCCTGCTGAGGGAAGTGGTCTCAGAGGGGAAATACCCAAGTCTATTGAGTATCTCGCAGTTTGTGAAGGCGATCAGCTCCTTACTTGGGCCGCTCATTGTTGCATTTATGGTGACTTTTACCGGGGATTGGAAGAATGTGTTTTTAGCTTATGGCCTGATCTCTATTTTGACTGCCATATGGCTCAGCAAAATGGTAGTGCATGAGAAATTTAAGGCAGATGCCACAAGTTTCAGAAAATGTTTTGCTTTACTTGGAGATCCTATGATTGCCTTTATGGTGCTTTCGATTTTTCTGATTGTAGGAATTGATGTAGGAATGAATACCAATATTCAGGGATTGCTTGTTTCCAACTTTGGTTTGAGTCTGGAAGATTCCTCTCTGGGGATTAGTCTGTACTTTTTCTCCTTGATGGTGAGTCGGTTTGCTGGTGCGATTATACTCAGTAAAGTGAGCCATCTGAAATTCCTGAAATGGTCCAGCTTCCTCACCGTGTTGTTTTTCCTGGGATTGATTTTCTCTTCGAACCTAACTGCCACACTTATTTCAATTGTTTTGGTTGGGTTGGCATCTGCCAATCTGTTTCCGTTGATTTTTGCATTGACCATCAACAAAAGACCTACCAGAAGCAATGAGATTTCCGGACTGATGACCATGGCAATCATAGGCGGGGCCATTGTCCCCTTGATTATGGGATTGGTGCAGAAAAACTTTACAGTAAATCAAGGATTTATCGTATTGATCGTTTCCGCAGTGATTATTTCTTTTGCTTTCAGGGTATTGAAAAGATCTGATACTGTTTTATAG
- a CDS encoding ROK family protein, protein MIQVGVDIGGSHIAACLYDSIGQQLILDSRSTYHVDPNWEAGRILDTWGAAIGTTISCAQNKVAGVGIAIPGPFDYYDGISKITGVNKYECLYDMNIKIELAARLGMPVSQVRFINDASAFAIAVSTIGKAKSFDRCVAITLGTGLGASFILNRKPVFSDSQVPEGGFLYNQLVDGVMADELFSTRGLLHLYHIVSGQRATNALEIYQMAKNESKARETFQLFGQELGRFLGPFIEKFDAEVLVLGGNISNAFEYFKDQLVDELPITEVHLSGLMDHAALIGGALLVDDDYYRELSDLIKEM, encoded by the coding sequence ATGATACAGGTAGGTGTGGATATAGGTGGGAGTCATATTGCGGCATGTCTGTATGACAGCATCGGACAGCAGCTGATTTTAGATTCCAGAAGTACCTACCATGTGGATCCCAATTGGGAGGCTGGCAGGATACTGGATACCTGGGGCGCGGCAATCGGCACTACCATCTCATGCGCCCAGAACAAGGTAGCCGGGGTGGGAATTGCCATTCCCGGGCCTTTTGACTACTATGATGGGATTAGCAAGATTACAGGAGTCAATAAGTATGAATGTCTCTACGACATGAATATAAAAATTGAACTCGCTGCCCGATTAGGAATGCCGGTTTCTCAGGTAAGATTTATCAACGATGCATCCGCTTTTGCCATTGCTGTCTCTACCATTGGCAAAGCCAAGTCTTTTGACCGATGCGTTGCAATCACGCTTGGAACTGGCTTGGGCGCTTCATTTATACTAAACCGAAAGCCGGTGTTTTCAGATTCCCAGGTTCCGGAAGGCGGCTTTTTGTACAATCAATTAGTGGATGGGGTGATGGCTGATGAGTTGTTTTCGACCCGGGGATTGCTGCATCTTTATCATATCGTCAGCGGGCAGCGGGCAACTAATGCTTTAGAAATCTACCAAATGGCTAAGAATGAATCCAAAGCCAGGGAAACCTTTCAGTTGTTTGGTCAGGAGCTGGGGAGATTTTTGGGCCCATTTATAGAAAAATTTGATGCAGAGGTGTTGGTCTTGGGCGGGAATATTTCCAATGCCTTTGAATACTTCAAAGATCAGCTAGTAGATGAACTGCCGATAACAGAGGTTCACCTGTCCGGATTGATGGATCATGCCGCACTGATCGGAGGTGCATTATTGGTGGATGACGATTATTATAGGGAATTGTCAGATCTAATTAAAGAAATGTGA